One Luteolibacter flavescens DNA segment encodes these proteins:
- the urtA gene encoding urea ABC transporter substrate-binding protein, translated as MTRSLFQRLLASAALSAVLSAAPTHAQETVKVGVLHSLSGTMAISETSLRDVLLFAFDEINANGGVLGKKIEPVVVDGASNWPLFAEKAKQLLDVDKVAVTFGCWTSVSRKSVLPVFEEKKGLLFYPVQYEGEEMSKNIFYTAEAVNQQATPAVDYMLAEGKKKFYLIGSDYVYPQTTNLVLLEYLLSKGVPLENIGGGFRKEGDEIVSAGKYTPFGHTDYQQIIAEIKQFAAGGNACVINTLNGDTNVPFFKEYAAAGLTAETCPVVSFSISEDEFRGLPAKQLVGQLGCWTYFQSIRTPANKKFTDGFKAWLKTTKTPGIVKEGRVTCSPMVLSYDGVYLWKAAVEKAGSFDVDKVNAALEAGISFEGPGGKVTTQKNRHLTKNVYIGETRADGQFKILKEYKGVVGEPFLKGTYKK; from the coding sequence ATGACCCGCTCCCTTTTCCAACGCCTGCTCGCCAGTGCAGCGCTCTCGGCCGTCCTCTCGGCCGCCCCCACCCACGCCCAGGAGACCGTGAAGGTCGGCGTGCTCCACTCCCTCAGCGGCACCATGGCCATCAGCGAGACCTCGCTGCGCGACGTGCTGCTCTTCGCCTTCGACGAGATCAATGCGAACGGCGGCGTGCTCGGCAAGAAGATCGAACCCGTCGTCGTGGACGGCGCGTCGAACTGGCCGCTCTTCGCCGAAAAGGCGAAGCAACTCCTCGACGTGGACAAGGTCGCCGTGACCTTCGGCTGCTGGACCTCCGTGAGCCGCAAGTCCGTGCTCCCCGTCTTCGAGGAAAAGAAGGGCCTGCTCTTCTACCCCGTGCAGTACGAGGGCGAGGAGATGTCCAAGAACATCTTCTACACCGCCGAGGCCGTGAACCAGCAGGCCACCCCGGCCGTGGACTACATGCTCGCGGAGGGTAAGAAGAAATTCTACCTCATCGGCTCCGACTACGTCTATCCGCAGACCACGAACCTGGTGCTGCTGGAGTATCTCCTCAGCAAGGGCGTCCCGCTCGAGAACATCGGCGGCGGCTTCCGCAAGGAAGGCGACGAGATCGTCTCCGCGGGCAAGTACACCCCCTTCGGCCACACCGACTACCAGCAGATCATCGCCGAGATCAAACAGTTCGCCGCCGGTGGCAATGCCTGCGTGATCAACACGCTGAACGGCGACACCAACGTGCCCTTCTTCAAAGAATACGCCGCCGCCGGTCTCACTGCCGAGACCTGCCCGGTGGTCAGCTTCTCGATCTCGGAAGACGAGTTCCGCGGCCTGCCCGCGAAGCAACTCGTCGGCCAGCTCGGCTGCTGGACCTACTTCCAGTCGATCCGCACCCCTGCGAACAAGAAGTTCACCGACGGCTTCAAGGCCTGGCTGAAGACGACCAAGACCCCCGGCATCGTGAAGGAAGGCCGCGTGACCTGCTCGCCCATGGTCCTGAGCTATGACGGCGTCTATCTCTGGAAGGCCGCGGTCGAGAAGGCCGGCTCCTTCGACGTGGACAAGGTGAACGCCGCGCTCGAAGCCGGCATCTCCTTCGAGGGTCCGGGCGGCAAGGTCACCACCCAGAAGAACCGCCACCTCACCAAGAACGTCTACATCGGCGAGACGCGCGCCGACGGCCAGTTCAAGATCCTGAAGGAATACAAGGGCGTCGTCGGCGAGCCCTTCCTGAAAGGCACCTACAAGAAGTAA
- a CDS encoding urease accessory protein UreD, whose translation MSISSSDGSGITGRSIRGHLDLRSDVRGDGTPYLSRQSFRAPIHLSKAHVESGSLLVQLVNPTAGFFDGDRLDLDVTAGKDSRVVLSTPGASRVHRARSETPAICHQRLTVESDAFLEWIPEPFIPQAGARYHQRTEIRLAEDAGLLFFEWIAPGRVARGEVFAYESLRWELDLIAADKLVARERYELTPHDHSLAALRERFPAAHYVTAYVAGMDKESWPAEDLDKFNDERTYFGHGPLTGNIHIIRSLCADSLAARALISGLRTLIYQSAGKSLPNLGRFIA comes from the coding sequence ATGAGTATCTCTTCGTCTGACGGTAGCGGCATCACGGGCCGCAGCATCCGCGGCCACCTGGACCTCCGCAGCGATGTGCGGGGCGATGGCACGCCGTATCTCTCGCGGCAGTCCTTTCGTGCGCCGATCCATCTGAGCAAGGCTCACGTCGAGTCCGGCTCCTTGCTCGTGCAACTCGTCAATCCTACGGCGGGCTTCTTCGATGGCGATCGCCTCGACCTCGACGTCACCGCGGGGAAGGACAGCCGGGTGGTGCTCAGCACGCCGGGTGCCTCGCGCGTCCACCGTGCCCGCAGCGAGACGCCTGCCATCTGCCACCAGCGGCTCACCGTGGAGAGCGATGCCTTCCTCGAGTGGATCCCGGAGCCTTTCATCCCGCAGGCCGGGGCACGCTACCACCAGCGCACGGAGATCCGCCTCGCGGAGGATGCCGGGCTGCTCTTCTTCGAGTGGATCGCTCCGGGCCGCGTAGCGCGTGGCGAGGTCTTCGCTTACGAAAGCCTGCGCTGGGAGCTGGATCTCATCGCGGCGGACAAGCTCGTCGCCCGCGAGCGCTACGAGCTCACCCCGCATGACCACAGCCTCGCCGCCTTGCGAGAGCGCTTCCCCGCCGCGCACTATGTCACCGCCTACGTCGCCGGCATGGATAAGGAATCATGGCCTGCGGAAGATTTGGATAAGTTCAATGACGAGCGGACCTATTTCGGACACGGACCGCTGACAGGAAACATTCACATCATCCGCTCATTGTGTGCCGATAGCTTGGCGGCACGTGCATTGATCAGTGGATTGCGTACTCTGATTTATCAATCGGCGGGCAAATCCTTACCAAATTTAGGTAGATTCATCGCCTGA
- a CDS encoding SRPBCC family protein, whose translation MSDTTPPAIVSARLLPFPRSEVFAAFRDPARLAEWWGPAGFTNTVHEFDLRPGGRFHITLHGPDGSNYENEKEFIEVVEPERVSFRHYQPMHHFTMTLTWDEEADGTRLTWVMAFEPAEAGEKIREFILKANEENFDRLENHLNLKTTP comes from the coding sequence ATGTCCGACACGACTCCTCCCGCCATCGTTTCCGCCCGCCTGCTGCCCTTCCCGCGCAGTGAGGTCTTCGCGGCTTTCCGCGATCCCGCCCGGCTCGCCGAGTGGTGGGGACCTGCCGGATTCACGAATACAGTCCACGAATTCGACCTGCGTCCGGGTGGCCGCTTCCACATCACCCTGCACGGGCCGGACGGCTCGAACTACGAGAACGAGAAGGAATTCATCGAGGTGGTGGAACCGGAGCGCGTCTCCTTCCGCCACTACCAGCCGATGCATCACTTCACGATGACGCTCACTTGGGACGAGGAGGCCGATGGCACCCGCCTGACTTGGGTCATGGCCTTCGAGCCTGCGGAGGCGGGGGAAAAGATCCGCGAATTCATCCTCAAGGCGAACGAGGAAAACTTCGACCGTCTGGAAAACCACCTGAACCTGAAAACCACGCCATGA
- the ureG gene encoding urease accessory protein UreG — MPVPTPDSSFPDASSTPASASKRPFRLGVGGPVGSGKTMCVLRLSQWLKDELSLAVITNDIYTREDAEFLLRAGVLPADRVRGVETGGCPHTAIRDDISMNMAAVVDLERAHPDLKLILIESGGDNLSATFSPELVDAYIYVIDVAEGDKIPRKGGPAIRTSDLLLINKTELAPYVGADLDVMAHDAAKQRGTRPFLFADLKSEKGKDDLLAWLKHEYLFV, encoded by the coding sequence ATGCCCGTGCCGACGCCCGACTCTTCATTTCCTGACGCCAGCTCCACCCCGGCCTCCGCTTCCAAGCGCCCCTTCCGCCTCGGCGTGGGCGGGCCCGTGGGCTCCGGCAAGACGATGTGTGTGCTGCGCCTGTCGCAGTGGCTGAAGGACGAGCTCTCGCTGGCCGTCATCACGAATGACATCTACACGCGCGAGGACGCGGAATTCCTCCTGCGCGCCGGTGTGCTGCCCGCGGACCGCGTGCGCGGCGTGGAGACCGGCGGCTGCCCGCACACCGCGATCCGCGATGACATCAGCATGAACATGGCCGCCGTGGTGGACCTCGAGCGGGCGCATCCGGACCTGAAGCTCATCCTCATCGAGAGTGGCGGCGACAATCTCTCCGCCACCTTTTCCCCGGAGCTGGTGGACGCCTACATCTACGTCATCGACGTGGCCGAGGGCGACAAGATCCCGCGCAAGGGAGGCCCGGCCATCCGCACCAGCGACCTGCTGCTCATCAACAAGACCGAACTGGCCCCCTACGTTGGCGCGGACCTCGACGTGATGGCGCACGACGCCGCCAAGCAACGCGGCACCCGGCCCTTCCTCTTCGCGGACCTGAAATCGGAAAAGGGCAAGGACGACCTGCTGGCCTGGCTGAAGCATGAGTATCTCTTCGTCTGA
- a CDS encoding Calx-beta domain-containing protein — protein MTPRNCSTRPARTAATWLSMLLLGSSTAHAFISEPETLVYGRILNRANPNLDHLVTQGTLHWTIQKPDGSAVVLSGEVDALNDGNYSYLVRIPHQAMMLGQQASPMVLPLGTTTSTATHSSISFNGAPAKMLVPATSVFDLDQLLRASAMRVDLEINAALPDRDGDGMPDWWEDEHGLDKQNASDALADANGNGVNNLGEYRAGTDPDHNSTHPLLVTREVIAYSKAHSLVLLETVDSDSTPAQLTYTLHGAPAGGKLVLRNAAHLPAETSVELATGATFTQADVSAGRLVFQHAEGEAPGSIEVSVRDQTAGHPESRGTVQVLLFDPAANLVAATAEESVRIEARRLAVQHGHLVADLGATAGKHKLSAPSAGLSASAYATHVTHYGEEKAHVFLGGPADDTFAGGSAADFFHGGAGANTFTGGAGADSFLFTGTSTAVDTITDFTPAQGDLIDLSGVLNGTSRKLTDYVRIRRDGADALMEISAAGTGTGFTDRVVRLQNSSLQPGDLLNLYYAGNLETGVIGLPSRVSIAATTPVASENGPVAGQFTVTREGDLDVPLTVSLVISGNATNGVDYENVGSSITIPAGQAAAVISILPYVDSLVEFNETVFFQLATSSSYLLGSSASAQITIEDLKPQIALQVVEGIAGVTGSTPGTVFVRRSGMVAPEVTVQLALSGTAKSGTDYNTVAPYVTLAPGQTTKVIEFIPKPTVNFSGADAKTIRMTVKPDAAYASTGSSADLVLVPQRLSYDEWLAARGLPASDEALLHYGFSQTTQPGDNSMFARMPKASVENGHLTLRFRKKPGVSDMAYQVQYSTNLGEWQTGSDVIEDITSQVAPNDPGAAVFRSKKPMSAEKVAAMRVKLRLETED, from the coding sequence ATGACTCCCAGGAACTGCTCCACCCGTCCGGCGCGCACCGCCGCGACCTGGCTGTCGATGCTTCTGCTAGGATCGTCCACCGCGCACGCCTTCATCAGCGAGCCGGAGACGCTCGTCTACGGCCGCATCCTCAACCGTGCGAATCCGAACCTCGATCACCTCGTCACCCAGGGCACGCTGCACTGGACCATCCAGAAGCCCGACGGCTCCGCCGTGGTGCTCTCGGGAGAGGTCGATGCGCTCAATGACGGCAATTACTCCTACCTCGTCCGCATCCCGCACCAGGCGATGATGCTGGGCCAGCAGGCCTCGCCGATGGTGTTGCCGCTTGGCACCACCACCTCCACGGCCACGCATTCGTCGATCTCCTTCAATGGGGCACCGGCGAAGATGCTGGTGCCTGCGACCTCGGTCTTCGATCTCGACCAGCTCCTGCGCGCGTCCGCGATGCGCGTGGATCTGGAGATCAATGCCGCCTTGCCCGACCGGGACGGCGACGGGATGCCTGACTGGTGGGAAGACGAGCACGGCCTGGACAAGCAGAATGCCAGCGACGCGCTGGCTGATGCGAATGGCAACGGCGTGAACAATCTCGGCGAATACCGCGCCGGCACCGATCCGGATCACAACAGCACCCACCCGCTGCTCGTGACCCGCGAGGTGATCGCCTACTCGAAGGCGCATTCGCTGGTCCTGCTGGAGACGGTGGACAGCGACAGCACGCCTGCCCAGCTCACCTACACGCTTCATGGCGCGCCTGCGGGCGGGAAGTTGGTGCTGCGAAATGCGGCCCACCTTCCGGCCGAGACTTCGGTCGAGCTGGCCACGGGCGCGACTTTCACGCAGGCCGATGTCTCGGCGGGTCGCCTGGTCTTCCAGCATGCCGAGGGCGAGGCCCCCGGCTCCATCGAGGTGAGCGTGCGCGACCAGACCGCCGGCCACCCGGAATCGCGTGGCACGGTGCAGGTCCTGCTCTTCGACCCCGCTGCGAATCTCGTCGCGGCCACGGCCGAGGAGAGCGTGCGTATCGAGGCTCGCCGCCTCGCCGTCCAGCACGGTCATCTCGTCGCGGACCTCGGAGCGACGGCAGGGAAGCACAAGCTCTCCGCTCCATCGGCGGGTCTCTCGGCCTCTGCCTACGCCACGCACGTCACCCACTACGGTGAGGAAAAGGCACACGTCTTCCTCGGTGGCCCGGCTGACGATACCTTCGCGGGCGGCAGTGCGGCGGATTTCTTCCACGGTGGTGCCGGTGCGAATACCTTCACCGGCGGTGCGGGTGCGGACTCCTTCCTCTTCACCGGCACGTCGACCGCGGTGGATACCATCACCGACTTCACGCCGGCGCAGGGCGACCTCATCGATCTCTCCGGTGTCCTCAATGGAACCTCCCGGAAGCTCACCGACTACGTCCGCATCCGCCGCGACGGCGCGGACGCATTGATGGAGATCTCCGCGGCAGGCACCGGCACCGGATTCACCGACCGCGTCGTCCGTTTGCAGAATTCCTCGCTGCAGCCCGGCGACCTGCTGAATCTCTACTACGCTGGCAATCTGGAGACCGGCGTGATCGGCCTGCCGTCGCGGGTCAGCATCGCGGCGACCACTCCGGTGGCCAGCGAGAATGGCCCGGTGGCCGGTCAATTCACCGTCACCCGCGAGGGCGATCTCGATGTGCCGCTCACCGTGAGCCTGGTGATCAGTGGAAATGCGACGAATGGCGTGGACTACGAGAACGTGGGCTCGTCCATCACCATCCCCGCCGGTCAGGCCGCGGCGGTGATCTCCATCCTGCCCTATGTGGATTCGCTGGTGGAGTTCAATGAGACTGTCTTCTTCCAGCTCGCGACTTCCTCTTCCTATCTTCTCGGTAGCTCGGCTTCCGCGCAGATCACCATCGAGGACCTGAAGCCACAGATCGCGCTGCAGGTCGTGGAGGGTATCGCCGGTGTCACCGGAAGCACTCCGGGCACCGTCTTCGTCCGCCGCAGCGGCATGGTCGCGCCCGAGGTCACGGTGCAGCTCGCGCTCTCCGGCACGGCGAAGAGCGGCACGGACTACAATACGGTGGCTCCCTATGTCACGTTGGCTCCCGGCCAGACGACAAAGGTCATCGAGTTCATCCCGAAGCCGACGGTGAATTTCTCCGGTGCGGACGCGAAGACGATCCGCATGACGGTGAAGCCGGATGCCGCCTATGCCAGCACGGGCTCGTCCGCTGACCTGGTGCTCGTGCCGCAGCGCCTCAGCTATGATGAGTGGCTGGCTGCCCGTGGCCTGCCCGCCTCGGACGAGGCACTGCTTCACTATGGCTTCAGCCAAACCACGCAGCCAGGCGACAACTCGATGTTCGCCCGCATGCCGAAGGCTTCGGTCGAGAATGGCCACCTCACGCTGCGCTTCCGCAAGAAGCCCGGGGTGAGCGACATGGCCTACCAGGTCCAGTACTCGACCAATCTCGGCGAGTGGCAGACCGGCTCCGATGTCATCGAAGACATCACTTCGCAAGTCGCTCCGAACGATCCCGGTGCCGCCGTCTTCCGCTCGAAGAAGCCGATGTCCGCCGAAAAGGTTGCCGCCATGCGCGTGAAGCTGCGGCTTGAAACCGAAGACTGA
- a CDS encoding urease accessory protein UreE, with product MQLVTRMLAPASSRPPEEQVVLAAERRQFLKRRWRGTAEDGTEFGFDLESRLTDGGVIHHHEGKDYVVRQLHEVVYDIPFESPAHAALVAWKTGNLHLPAQILPDRIRVLHDEAMAQLLDREGWAFTEPAVLFQPLKAMAHAV from the coding sequence ATGCAGCTCGTCACACGCATGCTCGCCCCCGCCTCTTCCCGCCCGCCGGAGGAGCAGGTGGTACTGGCCGCGGAGCGCAGGCAATTCCTGAAACGCCGCTGGCGCGGAACAGCGGAGGATGGCACCGAGTTCGGCTTCGACCTGGAAAGCCGGCTCACCGACGGCGGCGTGATCCACCATCACGAGGGCAAGGACTATGTCGTCCGGCAGCTTCACGAGGTGGTCTATGACATCCCTTTCGAAAGTCCCGCCCACGCCGCGCTGGTCGCGTGGAAGACCGGAAACCTGCACCTGCCCGCGCAGATCCTGCCCGACCGCATCCGCGTGCTGCATGACGAAGCGATGGCCCAGTTGTTAGATCGGGAAGGCTGGGCCTTCACCGAGCCAGCCGTGCTCTTCCAACCCCTGAAAGCCATGGCCCATGCCGTCTGA
- a CDS encoding urease accessory protein UreF — MQANDSQYPSGAYAHSYGLEELVECGVVKDAAGLERFLETQVLPALLTFDLPFFVSAHEAAMKEDAARLLELDAELDAWRLPAETRDASRRIGSRRLELLRQLSPSALVESHHAACPFSHHLVVTAIELSSLPVALAARAFAFQTVTGFATASMKLLRIGQTACQGIVRRTLDHLGAGLDRSLSRPADGWFNPLLEIASLRHARADARLFIS, encoded by the coding sequence ATGCAGGCCAATGACTCCCAGTATCCCTCGGGCGCGTATGCCCACTCCTACGGCCTGGAGGAGCTGGTGGAGTGCGGTGTGGTGAAGGACGCCGCGGGACTGGAGAGATTCCTGGAAACGCAGGTGCTGCCCGCCCTGCTCACCTTCGACCTCCCTTTCTTCGTCAGTGCCCACGAGGCGGCGATGAAGGAAGATGCCGCGCGGCTGTTAGAGCTGGATGCCGAGCTGGATGCGTGGCGCTTGCCCGCGGAGACGCGCGATGCCTCGCGCCGCATCGGCTCGCGGCGGCTGGAGCTGCTGCGCCAGCTCTCGCCCTCCGCGCTGGTGGAGAGCCATCACGCGGCGTGTCCCTTCAGCCACCATCTCGTGGTGACGGCCATCGAGCTGTCCTCGCTGCCGGTCGCGCTGGCCGCGCGTGCCTTCGCCTTCCAGACGGTGACCGGTTTCGCGACGGCATCGATGAAGCTCCTGCGCATCGGCCAGACCGCGTGCCAGGGCATCGTGCGCCGCACGCTCGATCACCTCGGTGCCGGGCTCGACCGCTCGCTCTCCCGACCGGCCGACGGCTGGTTCAATCCCTTGTTAGAAATCGCCTCGCTCCGCCATGCCCGTGCCGACGCCCGACTCTTCATTTCCTGA
- a CDS encoding peptidylprolyl isomerase translates to MKPKTDSFSALSMQILSLPRTVAILATVCLLGQCKKPAITAGGTPVTEDALATVAGQAITAKDLLEEAAWRQANRQAVPSAPELLKEMADRLALVEKAKQAGIADDPETRRRIQGVIIAQLREKELDAEIAKVTVSDEEVKAAYDARSEEFARKGLDRFAILFQAADAKASDARKGEARKQLEEAVALSDAEPAPGGRGPAAGGFGQVAAQHSEDQVSRYRGGDVGWIESDAKESRLPANVLEAGRALENGKRSGILEAADGFYVIMKTDARPGGPRPMDEVAGNLQQQLVRDKRRAIEERFLADAVQLSKVSIDAEAAAKVTLPVTPVPAPAVPELSPP, encoded by the coding sequence TTGAAACCGAAGACTGATTCCTTCTCCGCCCTGTCCATGCAGATCCTCTCCCTGCCTCGTACCGTTGCCATCCTTGCCACTGTCTGCCTGCTCGGCCAGTGCAAGAAGCCGGCGATCACTGCGGGTGGCACTCCTGTTACCGAAGATGCGCTCGCCACCGTGGCGGGCCAGGCCATCACGGCCAAGGACCTCCTTGAAGAAGCCGCATGGCGCCAGGCGAACCGTCAGGCGGTGCCCTCCGCCCCGGAGCTGCTGAAGGAGATGGCCGATCGCCTCGCCCTCGTCGAGAAGGCGAAGCAAGCCGGCATCGCCGATGATCCCGAGACGCGGCGACGCATCCAGGGAGTCATCATCGCACAACTCCGCGAGAAGGAGCTCGATGCCGAGATCGCGAAGGTGACGGTGAGCGATGAGGAGGTGAAGGCCGCCTACGATGCCCGCAGCGAGGAATTCGCCCGCAAGGGACTGGATCGCTTCGCCATCCTTTTCCAAGCCGCCGATGCGAAGGCGTCCGATGCCCGCAAGGGCGAGGCGAGGAAGCAGCTTGAAGAAGCCGTCGCGCTTTCCGACGCGGAGCCCGCACCCGGGGGCAGGGGACCTGCCGCCGGAGGCTTCGGCCAGGTGGCTGCCCAGCATTCCGAAGATCAGGTCTCCCGCTACCGCGGTGGCGATGTCGGCTGGATCGAGAGCGATGCGAAGGAAAGCCGCCTGCCTGCCAACGTCCTCGAAGCCGGTCGCGCCCTCGAAAATGGAAAGCGCAGCGGCATCCTCGAGGCGGCCGATGGCTTCTATGTGATCATGAAAACCGACGCGCGGCCCGGCGGCCCGCGTCCGATGGACGAGGTGGCGGGGAATCTCCAGCAGCAGCTCGTCCGCGACAAGCGCCGCGCCATCGAGGAGCGGTTCCTCGCCGATGCCGTCCAGCTTTCCAAGGTATCCATCGATGCCGAGGCCGCCGCGAAGGTGACCCTCCCGGTCACACCCGTGCCTGCGCCTGCCGTTCCTGAACTTTCCCCTCCTTGA
- a CDS encoding VOC family protein yields MIIQPYLFFDGRCEEALAFYQKHLGAEVISSMRFKDSPVPPNCGPGGGTPDPEKIMHASFKLGESIIMVSDGNCEGKTKFDGFSLSITVKDKSEAERIFAVMSEGGQVCAPMTETFFSPAFGMLIDPFGVSWMVLVGQ; encoded by the coding sequence ATGATCATCCAGCCCTATCTTTTCTTCGACGGTCGCTGCGAGGAAGCCCTCGCCTTCTACCAAAAGCATCTCGGTGCCGAGGTGATTTCGTCGATGCGCTTCAAGGACAGCCCCGTGCCGCCGAATTGCGGGCCGGGCGGAGGCACGCCGGATCCCGAGAAGATCATGCACGCCTCCTTCAAGCTGGGGGAAAGCATCATCATGGTGTCGGACGGGAACTGCGAGGGTAAGACGAAGTTCGACGGCTTCTCCCTCTCCATCACCGTGAAGGATAAGTCCGAGGCGGAGCGGATCTTCGCCGTGATGAGCGAAGGCGGACAGGTTTGCGCGCCGATGACGGAGACCTTCTTCTCGCCCGCCTTCGGCATGCTCATCGATCCCTTCGGCGTGTCATGGATGGTGCTGGTAGGACAGTGA